In one Populus nigra chromosome 12, ddPopNigr1.1, whole genome shotgun sequence genomic region, the following are encoded:
- the LOC133669101 gene encoding germin-like protein subfamily 1 member 16, translating into MEGLKFVLVFVVLALASSFASASDPGPLQDFCVAIKETDGVFVNGKFCKDPEQVAANDFFFPGLNVPRDTSSPVGSNVTAVNVAQIPGLNTLGISFARIDFAPHGGLNPPHTHPRATEILVVVEGTLYVGFVTSNLANGDNRLITKVLNPGDVFVFPVGLIHFQLNVGKTNAVAFASLSSQNPGVITIAKAVFGADPPINPNVLTKAFQVDKKVVDYLQKQLWTDNNN; encoded by the exons ATGGAAGGACTCAAGTTTGTACTAGTTTTCGTCGTCCTGGCCTTGGCTTCTTCATTTGCCTCTGCCTCTGATCCTGGTCCGCTTCAGGACTTCTGTGTTGCCATCAAAGAAACCGATGGTG TGTTTGTGAACGGAAAGTTCTGCAAGGACCCAGAGCAAGTTGCTGCAAACGATTTCTTCTTTCCTGGACTCAACGTTCCTCGGGACACTTCCAGTCCAGTTGGTTCAAATGTCACTGCTGTCAATGTTGCTCAAATTCCAGGACTCAACACTCTTGGCATATCCTTCGCTCGCATTGATTTTGCACCACATGGTGGCCTGAACCCACCCCACACTCACCCTCGTGCCACTGAGATCCTAGTAGTCGTGGAGGGTACCCTCTATGTTGGTTTTGTCACATCTAACTTAGCTAACGGAGATAATCGCCTAATCACCAAGGTCTTAAATCCGGGAGATGTTTTTGTGTTCCCAGTCGGACTCATTCATTTCCAGCTCAATGTGGGAAAAACCAATGCCGTTGCCTTCGCCAGTTTAAGCAGCCAGAACCCTGGTGTGATTACAATTGCAAAGGCAGTGTTTGGAGCAGATCCACCCATTAATCCTAATGTTCTAACCAAGGCCTTCCAAGTGGACAAGAAGGTAGTCGACTATCTTCAGAAACAACTCTGGACGGACAACAACAATTAG
- the LOC133669117 gene encoding germin-like protein subfamily 1 member 16, producing MEGLKFVLVFVVLALASSFSSASDPGPLQDFCVAIKETDGVFVNGKFCKDPEQVAANDFFFPGLNVPRDTSSPVGSNVTAVNVAQIPGLNTLGISFARIDFAPHGGLNPPHTHPRATEILVVVEGTLYVGFVTSNLANGDNRLITKVLNPGDVFVFPVGLIHFQLNVGKTNAVAFASLSSQNPGVITIAKAVFGADPPINPNVLTKAFQVDKKVVDYLQKQLWTDNNN from the exons ATGGAAGGACTCAAGTTTGTACTAGTTTTCGTCGTCCTGGCCTTGGCTTCTTCATTTTCCTCTGCCTCTGATCCTGGTCCGCTTCAGGACTTCTGTGTTGCCATCAAAGAAACCGACGGTG TGTTTGTGAACGGAAAGTTCTGCAAGGACCCAGAGCAAGTTGCTGCAAACGATTTCTTCTTTCCTGGACTCAACGTTCCTCGGGACACTTCCAGTCCAGTTGGTTCAAATGTCACTGCTGTCAATGTTGCTCAAATTCCAGGACTCAACACTCTTGGCATATCCTTTGCTCGCATTGATTTTGCACCACATGGTGGCCTGAACCCACCCCACACTCACCCTCGTGCCACTGAGATCCTAGTAGTGGTGGAGGGTACCCTCTATGTTGGTTTTGTCACATCTAACTTAGCTAACGGAGATAATCGCCTAATCACCAAGGTCTTAAATCCGGGAGATGTTTTTGTGTTCCCAGTCGGACTCATTCATTTCCAGCTCAATGTGGGAAAAACCAACGCCGTTGCATTCGCCAGTTTAAGCAGCCAGAACCCTGGTGTGATTACAATTGCAAAGGCAGTGTTTGGAGCAGATCCACCCATTAATCCTAATGTTCTAACCAAGGCCTTCCAAGTGGACAAGAAGGTAGTCGACTATCTTCAGAAACAACTCTGGACGGACAACAACAATTAG
- the LOC133669062 gene encoding germin-like protein subfamily 1 member 16, whose amino-acid sequence MEGLKFVLVFVVLALASSFASASDPGPLQDFCVAIKETDGVFVNGKFCKDPEQVAANDFFFPGLNVPRDTSSPVGSNVTAVNVAQIPGLNTLGISFARIDFAPHGGLNPPHTHPRATEILVVVEGTLYVGFVTSNLANGDNRLITKVLNPGDVFVFPVGLIHFQLNVGKTNAVAFASLSSQNPGVITIAKAVFGADPPINPNVLTKAFQVDKKVVDYLQKQLWTDNNN is encoded by the exons ATGGAAGGACTCAAGTTTGTACTAGTTTTCGTCGTCCTGGCCTTGGCTTCTTCATTTGCCTCTGCCTCTGATCCTGGTCCGCTTCAGGACTTCTGTGTTGCCATCAAAGAAACCGATGGTG TGTTTGTGAACGGAAAGTTCTGCAAGGACCCAGAGCAAGTTGCTGCAAACGATTTCTTCTTTCCTGGACTCAACGTTCCTCGGGACACTTCCAGTCCAGTTGGTTCAAATGTCACTGCTGTCAATGTTGCTCAAATTCCAGGACTCAACACTCTTGGCATATCCTTCGCTCGCATTGATTTTGCACCACATGGTGGCCTGAACCCACCCCACACTCACCCTCGTGCCACTGAGATCCTAGTAGTGGTGGAGGGTACCCTCTATGTTGGTTTTGTCACATCTAACTTAGCTAACGGAGATAATCGCCTAATCACCAAGGTCTTAAATCCGGGAGATGTTTTTGTGTTCCCAGTCGGACTCATTCATTTCCAGCTCAATGTGGGAAAAACCAACGCCGTTGCATTCGCCAGTTTAAGCAGCCAGAACCCTGGTGTGATTACAATTGCAAAGGCAGTGTTTGGAGCAGATCCACCCATTAATCCTAATGTTCTAACCAAGGCCTTCCAAGTGGACAAGAAGGTAGTCGACTATCTTCAGAAACAACTCTGGACGGACAACAACAATTAG
- the LOC133669100 gene encoding germin-like protein subfamily 1 member 16: MEGLKFVLVFVVLALASSFASASDPGPLQDFCVAIKETDGVFVNGKFCKDPEQVAANDFFFPGLNVPRDTSSPVGSNVTAVNVAQIPGLNTLGISFARIDFAPHGGLNPPHTHPRAIEILVVVEGTLYVGFVTSNLANGDNRLITKVLNPGDVFVFPVGLIHFQLNVGKTNAVAFASLSSQNPGVITIAKAVFGSDPPINPNVLTKAFQVDKKVVDYLQKQLWTDNNN; this comes from the exons ATGGAAGGACTCAAGTTTGTACTAGTTTTCGTCGTCCTGGCCTTGGCTTCTTCATTTGCCTCTGCCTCTGATCCTGGTCCGCTTCAGGACTTCTGTGTTGCCATCAAAGAAACCGATGGTG TGTTTGTGAACGGAAAGTTCTGCAAGGACCCAGAGCAAGTTGCTGCAAACGATTTCTTCTTTCCTGGACTCAACGTTCCTCGGGACACTTCCAGTCCAGTTGGTTCAAATGTCACTGCTGTCAATGTTGCTCAAATTCCAGGACTCAACACTCTTGGCATATCCTTCGCTCGCATTGATTTTGCACCACATGGTGGCCTGAACCCACCCCACACTCACCCTCGTGCCATTGAGATCCTAGTAGTGGTGGAGGGTACCCTCTATGTTGGTTTTGTCACATCTAACTTAGCTAACGGAGATAATCGCCTAATCACCAAGGTCTTAAATCCGGGGGATGTTTTTGTGTTCCCAGTCGGACTCATTCATTTCCAGCTCAATGTGGGAAAAACCAACGCCGTTGCATTCGCCAGTTTAAGCAGCCAGAACCCTGGTGTGATTACAATTGCAAAGGCAGTGTTTGGATCAGATCCACCCATTAATCCCAATGTTCTAACCAAGGCCTTCCAAGTGGACAAGAAGGTAGTCGACTATCTTCAGAAACAACTCTGGACGGACAACAACAATTAG